One region of Chanodichthys erythropterus isolate Z2021 chromosome 24, ASM2448905v1, whole genome shotgun sequence genomic DNA includes:
- the tmem86a gene encoding lysoplasmalogenase-like protein TMEM86A produces the protein MVSPVTVVKSEGPKLVPFFKATCVYFVLWLPTSSPSWYSALIKCLPIFCLWVFLLAHGISFLGAHSSARKILAGLIFSALGDAFLIWQEQGYFSHGLLMFAITHILYSSAFGMKPLNSRAGLVIAVISGLSYTLLYPYLSGPFTYLVAVYIALIGFMGWRAIAGVQLANDLWTWTKLSACLGAVLFMVSDLTIAVNKFCFPVPHSRAIIMATYYAAQMLIALSAVECQDADRKRA, from the exons GTCAAGAGCGAGGGTCCAAAGCTTGTTCCGTTCTTCAAAGCCACTTGCGTCTACTTTGTTCTGTGGCTACCCACTTCGAGTCCCTCCTGGTACAGTGCCCTCATCAAATGCCTGCCCATCTTCTGTCTTTGGGTTTTTCTGCTCGCTCATGGCATCAGCTTTTTAGGTGCCCACTCCAGTGCCAGGAAAATCCTGGCAGGACTTATTTTTTCAGCTTTGGGTGACGCATTTCTCATCTGGCAAGAACAAGGCTACTTTAGTCACG GATTGCTAATGTTCGCCATCACCCACATTCTCTACTCTTCGGCCTTTGGGATGAAGCCCCTCAACTCGAGAGCAGGTCTGGTCATCGCTGTCATCTCAGGCCTCAGCTACACCCTTCTTTACCCCTACCTATCTGGTCCCTTCACTTACCTGGTGGCCGTTTACATCGCTCTCATCGGCTTCATGGGCTGGAGGGCCATCGCTGGAGTCCAGCTCGCCAATGACCTCTGGACCTGGACGAAACTGTCGGCCTGCCTCGGAGCCGTCCTCTTCATGGTATCTGACCTCACTATTGCCGTCAACAAGTTCTGCTTCCCTGTGCCCCACTCTCGAGCCATCATAATGGCGACCTACTATGCAGCCCAGATGTTGATCGCACTGTCGGCTGTGGAATGCCAAGATGCCGATCGGAAAAGAGCCTGA